The Mesorhizobium sp. AR10 genome includes the window GAGGCCCGAGGGGGCCAGCACGTCATCATAGAACTGGCCGAGCTTGCGCGTCGCACGACGCAACATGGCGTTGTTGCAGAGCGTCAGGCCGGGCAGGGTGGCTTGGGACATTGTTGTTCCTTGTCGATGGCGACACGATGGTCGCCCCGTCTGCCCAGAAATAATCCTCGCGCCGATGATTGACAAGATAGTGGTATATGCCTATTTCACTAATAGTGGTATATACCACTAAATGAAATCAGGCGACTTTGACGAAGGCGATGGCGGTTGTTCGCCCAGCCGGTGGCCCTAGTCGAAAACCGGAACACGAAACAGAAGGAACAGGACAATGAGTGGTCAGAACAACAAGGGCACGGCGGTCGTCACCGGCGCCTCGTCGGGCATCGGCGCCATCTATGCGGACCGGCTCGCCGGCCAGGGCTATGACCTAGTGCTGGTGGCGCGGCGCGCCGACCGGCTCGAAGAGCTGGCAGAGAAGCTGCGCTACGCGTACAGCCGCAAGGTCAGCGTGATCAGCGCCGATCTCGCCGACGACAACGACGTCCGCCGGGTCGAACAGGCGATCGCCACCGACGATAGCGTGACGCTGCTGGTCAACAATGCCGGCCTTGGCGGCGCGCCAGTGGTGGCTACCGCTGATGCCGATTTGGCCGAGCGTATGATCAAGGTCAATGTCGTGGCGCTGACCCGCCTGACTCGTGCAGTGCTGCCTCGCCTGATTGCGCGCAACCGCGGCGCCATCGTCAACATCGCCTCGGTGCTGGCCTTCGACACCTCGTTCGGCGGCATCTACAGCGGCACCAAAGCTTACGTCGTCAACTTCACCGAAGCCTTGCAACGCGAAGTCGCCGGCACCGACGTGAAGGTGCAGGTCGTGCTGCCGGGGGCGACCCGGACCGATTTCTGGGAGCTTGCCGGAAGCGATATCGACAAGCTGCCGCAGGAGATCGTGATGGATGCCGACGATCTGGTCGATGCGGCGCTTGTCGGCCTGGCCCGGGGCGAAGCCGTCACCGTGCCGGGGCTTGCCGATGTGGCCAAGCTGGACGCTTTCCTTGGCGCGCGGCAGGGCTTCTTCGGCAGCCTGCACGCCAGCAAGCCTGCCGCGCGCTACGCGGCGTGATTACAGTGCGGGCGCCTAAGCCGACCGCCACATCGGAATGATCGAGGCGGCGAGCAGCAGGCCAAGGACGATGTTGAGCACCCGCCACTGCCGCTCGGTTCTAAGCAACCGGGCGAGCAGCGTGCCCGCCACGCACCACAGCGACAGCGACACAGCGGCAGCAAGACCAAACACCGTGCCGAGCAGCAGCGCGAGCTGCAGCGGTCCGTTGGCAAGTGCCGCAAACGATGCCGCTGCCCCCAGCCCCATCGCCCAGCCCTTGGGATTCATCCATTGCAGGCCGGCGCCGCCGAAAAAACTGTTCGGCCTAGCCATGGTCACGTCCATATTGGGCGGGCCGCTGCGGCCGATCTTCAGGGCGAGCCAGACCAGATAGAGCGATCCGGCCACCTTCATCGCCAGCTGCAGGGACGGGGCAGCCGCCAGCAGGCCGGCGAGCCCGGCAGCACCTGCGGCTGCCACCGTGGCCAGCCCGGCGGCACTGCCGGCCATCAGCGGGACCGAGCGGCGAAAGCCGAACTGCGCGCCCGACGCCGTCGACAAGGTCGTGGCCATGCCGGGCGTGGAGGTCGAGACGAGCGCAAACAGGACCAGGGGAAGGATGGCCTCAAACATGCTGTTACCTGCATTTGGAACCCAGCATGCGGCGCCGTCAAACATCAGTAAATGCAATGTTTGCGGTGTTTGGCATTAGAGATTATAATGCCTAACATGATCCGCAATCTCGACACGGCCCTGATCCGGACCTTCGTCACCGTCGCCGACAAGGCCAGCATGACGGCGGCGGCAAACGCCCTGCATCTGACGCAAGGCGCCGTCAGCCAGCAGATCAAGCGGCTGGAGGAGGTTTTGGGCTGCAGCCTGTTCGAGCGCGATCGCCGCGGGCTGAGGCTGACCCGGTCCGGCGAGCGGCTGGTCGGCAAGGGCAAACGCCTGCTTGGCCTCAATGACGAGATCTGGACCGAGATGGCGGGCAATGCGGTTGCGGGTGAGGTGCGGCTCGGCGTGCCCTACGACCTCGTCGGCACCTTGCTGGCGCCGGTGTTGAAGGTCTATGCCGAAACCTATCCGCAGGTCGAGATTTCGCTTGTCTGCGCCTCGTCGCCGGAACTTGCTGCCGCGCTGGCGGCTGGAACCATAGACCTTGCCGTCATTGAGGAACGGGTCGGCGCGTCCGCCGGCGAATGCCTCGCCATCGACCGGCTTGTCTGGGTGGGCGCCAGGGGCGGTGTCGCCCGTTTGAAGCGGCCGTTGCCGGTTTCGATGGTCGCCGATACCTGCGCTTTCCGCCCAGCGGTGCTGTCGGCGCTCAACGAACATGGGCTGGAATGGCGCACCGTGTTCGAAAACGGCAACATCGACGCAACGATGGCAACGGTGCGCTCGGATCTGGCCGTCACCACCTGGCTGGCGTCGACCGTGCCTGCCGACCTCGACATTCTGGCTGCCGATGGTGAGCTGCCGGCCTTGCCGAATTTCTCGATCAATTTGCATCTGCCGAAACATGGCGTCGGGCCGGCCGCGCAGGAATTTGCGCGGTATATCCGGGATGGGTTGGCGCGAAGGGCTGTGGCGGCTTGAGGGTGCGCCCCTTCTCCCCGTCACTATACGGGGAGAAGGTGCCGGCAGGCGGATGAGGGGCGGCACGAACCGATCCGTTTTCAGATCCACAGACGTTTCGTCCAATTGGCGAGGTCAGCGCTGCCCCTCATTGCCCTGCCGGGCATTTCTCCCGTATAGTGACTGGGAGAAATAACCACTCACTTCCAGGTCTTGCGCCGCTCGAGTTCGGCGGCGGACGGCTCTTGCGTGGCGAACGACCCGACCTCTACCTCGCCGCCGCGCTCATAAGTCGCCATAATGACGCCGGTGGTCGATGCCTGCGACTTGACAAGCTTGAAGGCGGCCGGCATCGCGCCATCGCCGAACAGCCGCTTGCCCTTGCCCAGCAACAGCGGGAAGATCATCAGCCGGATCTCGTCGATCAGCCCGTTGGCCAGCAAGGTCTGGATCAGCTCGCTCGAACCCTGGATGAGCAGATCAGGTCCATCCTCCTGCTTGAGGCGACGCAACGTCGCGACGATATCGTCCCCAAGCCATTGCGTGTTCTGCCAGGTCAGGCTGTCCGGCCGGTGCGTTGCCACATATTTGGTCGCAGGGTTGAAGGCATCTGCGATCGGATCTTTCTGATACGGCCAGTACGCGGCGAAGATGTCGTAGGTTCTGCGGCCGAGCAGCAGGGCGAAGGGTTTGGAGAAGAGTTCATCCATTGCCACGCCCGCCACCTCGTCAAAGTAATGGAATGTCCAGCCGCCGAACTTGAAGCCGCCAACCGGATCCTCTTCCGGACCGCCCGGCGCCTGCATGACGCCGTCAAGGCTGACGAAGGTGGCGGCGATGATCTTTCGCATTGAACTGCTCCCTTTTCATGATCCGCGCCATAGCGGCCGGATTTCGGCCAAAGGACGGATGGGCGGACGCCTGTCCGACAGCGGCCGGAAAATTTTCCGAGATCCGGCCAGTGCTGGCGGCAAGCACAGGGGCCTTGGCGATCTCATTGCGGCCGCCCGCCAACACTCCGCGACGAGAACCAGACCTCGCCGAAAATGGCGGTGGCGGTGCGGTCTGGCGCCTTGTCTGCCGTCAGCCAGATCGAGCGGCTGCGCGCTGCCTGTCCGCGGTCGGGGATTTTCGCCGCCGGGCTTGCCACCGAGGCGCCGATGCAAGGGATGAACCACGAGCGCATGAATGGATCGCAGGCAAAACCCTGTTCGGTACGGGCCACAAGCACCGCCAAACCGACGCGCTCGGCAGGGCGCCACGGGAAGACCATGCGGCCGCTCGGCTTCAATGCCTTCAGCCACCCAGCCGGCGGTGCGGCGACGCCGGCATTGACATAGATGATATCGGATGGCGGCAGGCCGGCTGTGACCGCGTCACCGTGGATGACGGTCACATTGCCATAGGCTTCGAGATTCCTTTTCGCGCGGGCAGCAAGATCGACCTCCAGTTCGAACGCGGCAACAGTGCCGCCGGGCGACACCAGCCGCGCCAGCAAGGCGGTATAATAGCCGGTTCCGGCGCCGACATGGGTGACGGCCTCACCGGGCTTAGGCGCGATCTTGCCGATCCACATGGCGTGCAGGAGTGGCTCGCCATTGTTGATGCCCTTGTCGGCGTCGAGCGCCACCAGCACATCCTGATAGATGTGGATCGGGTCGGCGCTCGGCGTTTCGACCCTGCCATTGCCGGCGATGACCGTCCACGGTCCGGGGCCGAGAAAGGCCTCGCGCGGCACCGCGGCGAAAGCCGCTTCGAGACGGGGGTCGGCCGCGCCGGCATTGGCTGCCATCAGCCGCGCATAAAAACGACGCGCATCCGTGAGCCTGGTCATGGCATCAAGATAGCGCGGACTGTCGATTTGTCGCGCCGGTTTTGGCTGCCTGCCTTGCTCAGCCGACGCCGAAGACGGTGTCGTAGAGAAGCTTGAAGTTGAGCACCAGGATGATGGCGGCGACCACCCAGGCGAGTGCTGCGACGCTGCGCGGGATGGCGAGATTGCCCATCTTCTTCTTGTCGGAGACGAACTGCACCAGCGGGATGACCGCGAAAGGGAGCTGCATCGACAGGATCACCTGGCTGAAGACGAGGAGCTGGCCGGTACCCTTCTCGCCATAAAGCGCGGTGACGATCACCACTGGAACGATGGCGATGCCGCGCGTCAGCAGGCGGCGCGCCCATTGCGGGATGCGCAGGCGCAGGAAACCTTCCATGACGATCTGTCCGGCGAGCGTCGCCGTCACCGTCGAGTTCAGCCCGGACGCCAGCAGCGCCACGGCAAACAGGGTGGAGGCGATGCCGAGGCCGAGCAGCGGCGACAGCAGCTCGAAGGCCTGGCCGATCTCGGCGACGTCCTGATGGCCGGTGCCATGGAAGGCCACTGCCGAAACGATCAGGATGGAGGCGTTGATGAACAGGGCCAGCATCAGGGCGATGGTCGAGTCGGTGGTTGCCCATTTGATGGCGTCGCGCTTGCCCTTCTCGGTGCGCGGATAGGCGCGGGTCTGCACGATCGAGGAGTGCAGGTAGAGATTGTGCGGCATGACCGTGGCGCCGATGATGCCGATGGCGATGTAGAGCATCGCCGGGTTGGTGACGATTTCCGACGACGGCACGAACATGGCGTGGAGGATCGAGCCAACCGGAGGGGAGGCGGCAAAGATCTGGATGGCGAAGCAGCCGAAGATGATGATCAAGAGCGCGATGACGAAGGCTTCGAGGAAGCGAAAGCCCTTGTTCATGAGGAGAAGCAGCAGGAAGGCGTCGAGCGCGGTGATGATGGCGCCGCCGATCAGTGGAATGCCGAACAGCAGCTGCAGTGCAATCGCCGTGCCGATGACCTCAGCCAGGTCGCAAGCGATGATGGCCAGTTCGCAGGCGATCCACAGCATGAAATTGACCGGCCGCGGGTAATAGGCGCGGCAGGCCTGGGCGAGGTCGCGGCCGGTGGCGATGCCGAGCCTGGCGGCGAGCGCCTGCAGCAGGATCGCCATCAGGTTCGACAGCAAGATGATGAACAGCAGCGTGTAGCCGAACTGGGCGCCGCCGGCGAGATCGGTCGCCCAGTTGCCCGGATCCATATAGCCGACCGAGACCATGTAGCCGGGGCCCATGAAGGCGAACAGGCGGCGAAACCAGACCCCGGATTGCGGCACCGCGATGGAGGAATTGACTTCGCGCAAGCTGGGCTGGTCGTCCTCCTCCGGCCGGGCAAATCGCCACGTGGACCGGGATTCTACGGTGGCTTCGGCGTCTGACATGGAGGCTTTCCGCTGGAAGGGGGCGATGCTGTCACCTATTTATGTTAGGGCTCAACATTATGCAATATGCTATGTTTTATTGTTTATGCTTTCTGATGGCATATCCGCCGGGATGGCAATGGACGATCCGTAGCGCCGGTTGCGCCTGCCGTGGAATACAAATAAACGGCCAGGATAATGAAAGCCCGTGCTATGAATGCAAAGGGTTGATTCAATCTGCCGAAAACCTTGGGAGGAGCGCGTATTGGCGCTGAAGAACAGACCGGTTCCTCGAGAAAAGCCGCTGCCAGATGCCGACGTGCATTCGGAGGGCTTTCGGC containing:
- a CDS encoding protein-L-isoaspartate O-methyltransferase family protein; this translates as MTRLTDARRFYARLMAANAGAADPRLEAAFAAVPREAFLGPGPWTVIAGNGRVETPSADPIHIYQDVLVALDADKGINNGEPLLHAMWIGKIAPKPGEAVTHVGAGTGYYTALLARLVSPGGTVAAFELEVDLAARAKRNLEAYGNVTVIHGDAVTAGLPPSDIIYVNAGVAAPPAGWLKALKPSGRMVFPWRPAERVGLAVLVARTEQGFACDPFMRSWFIPCIGASVASPAAKIPDRGQAARSRSIWLTADKAPDRTATAIFGEVWFSSRSVGGRPQ
- a CDS encoding dihydrofolate reductase family protein, whose protein sequence is MRKIIAATFVSLDGVMQAPGGPEEDPVGGFKFGGWTFHYFDEVAGVAMDELFSKPFALLLGRRTYDIFAAYWPYQKDPIADAFNPATKYVATHRPDSLTWQNTQWLGDDIVATLRRLKQEDGPDLLIQGSSELIQTLLANGLIDEIRLMIFPLLLGKGKRLFGDGAMPAAFKLVKSQASTTGVIMATYERGGEVEVGSFATQEPSAAELERRKTWK
- a CDS encoding LysR substrate-binding domain-containing protein; the encoded protein is MIRNLDTALIRTFVTVADKASMTAAANALHLTQGAVSQQIKRLEEVLGCSLFERDRRGLRLTRSGERLVGKGKRLLGLNDEIWTEMAGNAVAGEVRLGVPYDLVGTLLAPVLKVYAETYPQVEISLVCASSPELAAALAAGTIDLAVIEERVGASAGECLAIDRLVWVGARGGVARLKRPLPVSMVADTCAFRPAVLSALNEHGLEWRTVFENGNIDATMATVRSDLAVTTWLASTVPADLDILAADGELPALPNFSINLHLPKHGVGPAAQEFARYIRDGLARRAVAA
- a CDS encoding SDR family NAD(P)-dependent oxidoreductase, whose product is MSGQNNKGTAVVTGASSGIGAIYADRLAGQGYDLVLVARRADRLEELAEKLRYAYSRKVSVISADLADDNDVRRVEQAIATDDSVTLLVNNAGLGGAPVVATADADLAERMIKVNVVALTRLTRAVLPRLIARNRGAIVNIASVLAFDTSFGGIYSGTKAYVVNFTEALQREVAGTDVKVQVVLPGATRTDFWELAGSDIDKLPQEIVMDADDLVDAALVGLARGEAVTVPGLADVAKLDAFLGARQGFFGSLHASKPAARYAA
- a CDS encoding LysE family translocator; the protein is MFEAILPLVLFALVSTSTPGMATTLSTASGAQFGFRRSVPLMAGSAAGLATVAAAGAAGLAGLLAAAPSLQLAMKVAGSLYLVWLALKIGRSGPPNMDVTMARPNSFFGGAGLQWMNPKGWAMGLGAAASFAALANGPLQLALLLGTVFGLAAAVSLSLWCVAGTLLARLLRTERQWRVLNIVLGLLLAASIIPMWRSA
- a CDS encoding Nramp family divalent metal transporter, yielding MSDAEATVESRSTWRFARPEEDDQPSLREVNSSIAVPQSGVWFRRLFAFMGPGYMVSVGYMDPGNWATDLAGGAQFGYTLLFIILLSNLMAILLQALAARLGIATGRDLAQACRAYYPRPVNFMLWIACELAIIACDLAEVIGTAIALQLLFGIPLIGGAIITALDAFLLLLLMNKGFRFLEAFVIALLIIIFGCFAIQIFAASPPVGSILHAMFVPSSEIVTNPAMLYIAIGIIGATVMPHNLYLHSSIVQTRAYPRTEKGKRDAIKWATTDSTIALMLALFINASILIVSAVAFHGTGHQDVAEIGQAFELLSPLLGLGIASTLFAVALLASGLNSTVTATLAGQIVMEGFLRLRIPQWARRLLTRGIAIVPVVIVTALYGEKGTGQLLVFSQVILSMQLPFAVIPLVQFVSDKKKMGNLAIPRSVAALAWVVAAIILVLNFKLLYDTVFGVG